In the genome of Actinobacillus lignieresii, the window TTGATCAATCAATCATTAATGTAGAAGGTGATAAAGCTTCAATGGAAGTTCCGGCACCTATCGCAGGCGTTGTAAAAGAAATTTTAATCAATGTAGGCGATAAAGTAACAACCGGCAAATTAATTATGAAATTTGAAACAGCTTCAGCAGCGCCAGCTGCAGCGGAAGCTCCGGCACAAGCTGCCGCACCGGTTGCAACAGCTTCAGCAATCAAAGAAGTAAATGTACCGGATATCGGCGGTGACGAAGTAAACGTAACCGAAATCATGGTAAACGTTGGCGATACGGTATCAGAAGAGCAATCTTTAATTACCGTTGAAGGCGACAAAGCTTCAATGGAAGTTCCGGCTCCGTTTGCAGGTGTGGTAAAAGAAATTTTAGTAAAATCGGGCGATAAAGTTTCAACCGGTTCATTAATTATGAAATTTGAAGTAGCAGGTGCGGCACCGGCAGCAGCTCCTGCTCCTGCAGCACAAGCAGCTCCGCCAGCACCAGCGGCACAACCGGCAGCGCAACCAGCTCAAAGCGGTAACGTTTCAGGTCTAAGTCAAGACGTGGTGGCAGCGGCAGGTGCTTATGCACACGCAACACCGGTAATTCGTCGTTTAGCGCGTGAATTCGGTGTGAACTTAGATAAAGTGAAAGGTTCTGGTCGTAAAGGTCGTATCGTTAAAGAAGATATCCAAGCATACGTTAAAACGGCAGTTCAAGTATTTGAAAAACAAGGCGGAACGGCAGCGGCTGCAACAGGTGCGGCGAATGGCGCAGGTTTAGGTTTATTACCATGGCCGAAAGTGGACTTCAGCAAATTCGGTGAAGTTGAAGAAGTAGAATTAAGCCGTATCAATAAGATTTCAGGTGCGAACTTACACCGTAACTGGGTAATGATTCCTCACGTTACACATTTCGACCGTACGGATATCACAGATTTAGAAGCATTCCGTAAAGAACAAAATAAACTTGCGGAAAAACAAAAATTAGATGTGAAGATCACACCGGTTGTATTCATTATGAAAGCGGTTGCGAAAGCGTTAGAAGCGTTCCCACGTTTCAACAGTTCAATCTCTGAAGATGCACAACGTTTAACCTTGAAAAAATACATCAATATCGGCGTGGCGGTAGATACTCCGAACGGCTTAGT includes:
- the aceF gene encoding pyruvate dehydrogenase complex dihydrolipoyllysine-residue acetyltransferase, whose amino-acid sequence is MSKQINVPDIGSDGVSVTEVMVKAGDTIIVDQSIINVEGDKASMEVPAPEAGVVKEVLVKVGDKVTTGSPMLVLEAAESAPALVAEAPVQAVAPVATASAVVEVNVPDIGSDEVNVTEIMVKVGDSVEVDQSIINVEGDKASMEVPAPIAGVVKEILINVGDKVTTGKLIMKFETASAAPAAAEAPAQAAAPVATASAIKEVNVPDIGGDEVNVTEIMVNVGDTVSEEQSLITVEGDKASMEVPAPFAGVVKEILVKSGDKVSTGSLIMKFEVAGAAPAAAPAPAAQAAPPAPAAQPAAQPAQSGNVSGLSQDVVAAAGAYAHATPVIRRLAREFGVNLDKVKGSGRKGRIVKEDIQAYVKTAVQVFEKQGGTAAAATGAANGAGLGLLPWPKVDFSKFGEVEEVELSRINKISGANLHRNWVMIPHVTHFDRTDITDLEAFRKEQNKLAEKQKLDVKITPVVFIMKAVAKALEAFPRFNSSISEDAQRLTLKKYINIGVAVDTPNGLVVPVFKNVNKKGIVELSRELMEVSKKARDGKLTASDMQGGCFTISSIGGLGTTHFTPIVNAPEVAILGVSKSEMAPVWNGKEFEPRLMLPLALSFDHRVIDGADGARFLTYINGVLADIRRLVM